A stretch of the Aegilops tauschii subsp. strangulata cultivar AL8/78 chromosome 4, Aet v6.0, whole genome shotgun sequence genome encodes the following:
- the LOC109785299 gene encoding uncharacterized protein, producing the protein MSQPAPPPNSFPANYTEDDIPSFNAITDALQDTVPPCMTSYQTSIYSHLGSSSKLDKPETHTYPRFFNANTPFLYSNSPLRPFKINSPQQEISFGNPLNDPALLKMMEEFEVKSKSNQIDAGKKQFQNFSSAKIIQQPNYLQFQQVIFSTPVQVEFYKTMTAALPVLDSRIFQVNEVWVDQKTLTISLRPGCWMNPHSLDCYSKMLNTHQLIRSRQGLIPNTDVIRNIVHREDMAILMRPMLDHSDPICIHILSEARVGFRLEIANFVHLPCFDDKQWILITANLQSGRFFDIMYPDGSGQDRFTTIISTVCYNFKSLFALTYPNCNAFSIKDFDYRFIVVPRNHFRYNTSVFLLQILKTYRGMGVLGFSTVDLQAMREIFLYEIATYQNSEVQLPVVRPFLQNHGSRSFK; encoded by the exons ATGTCTCAACCAGCACCTCCACCTAATTCTTTCCCAGCAAACTACACTGAAGATGACATACCAAGTTTCAATGCAATAACCGATGCACTACAAGATACAGTCCCACCCTGTATGACTTCTTATCAAACAAGCATCTACTCTCATCTGGGTTCTTCTTCCAAACTTGACAAACCTGAGACTCATACATATCCTAGGTTCTTCAATGCTAATACTCCATTCCTGTATAGCAATAGTCCACTAAGGCCTTTCAAGATTAATTCTCCGCAGCAAGAAATTTCCTTTGGAAATCCACTTAACGATCCAGCATTGCTCAAAATGATGGAAGAATTTGAAGTTAAATCCAAAAGCAATCAGATAGATGCAGGAAAGAAGCAGTTTCAAAACTTCTCTTCTGCAAAAATTATTCAGCAGCCCAACTATTTGCAGTTCCAACAAGTTATCTTCTCAACACCAGTGCAAGTAGAATTCTACAAGACAATGACTGCAGCTCTTCCAGTTCTGGACTCAAG AATATTCCAAGTGAATGAAGTATGGGTTGACCAGAAAACCTTAACTATTTCCTTAAGACCTGGTTGCTGGATGAATCCGCACTCTCTGGATTGTTACTCAAAGATGCTCAATACTCACCAACTAATCCGTAGTAGGCAAGGCCTAATACCAAATACTGATGTTATTAGGAACATTGTGCACAGAGAAGATATG GCAATACTCATGAGGCCTATGCTTGATCATTCAGACCCAATATGCATACACattttaagtgaagcaagagttGGCTTCAGATTGGAAATAGCAAATTTT GTCCACTTGCCTTGCTTCGATGATAAGCAATGGATTCTAATAACAGCAAACCTACAGAGTGGAAGATTTTTTGATATTATGTATCCCGATGGGTCTGGACAAGACAGATTCACAACTATAATAAGCACTGTCTGTTACAATTTCAAGTCACTGTTTGCACTCACCTACCCTAACTGCAATGCATTCAGCATCAAAGACTTTGACTACAGATTCATTGTAGTTCCTAGGAATCATTTCAG GTACAACACAAGTGTTTTCCTTCTTCAAATACTAAAAACATATCGTGGCATGGGAGTTCTTGGATTCTCTACT GTTGATCTCCAAGCTATGCGCGAAATATTTTTGTATGAGATTGCAACCTACCAAAACAGTGAGGTCCAACTACCAGTCGTGAGGCCATTTCTTCAAAACCAC GGTTCCCGGTCTTTCAAATAA